The region AATATATTGCTTAGTAACGCTATCATTCAGAGCAAAAAATCCACAAGACACTAAAAATTTTGTAGCAGGCTTTTCTGCCTCTGACGCCTGATCCTCTGACGCCTGATCTGCTGCAGATGCATCAGCTTTCCATTTAATATGACAAATTGGTTGTTTTGTAGACCAAAAAAAAGTGCTTTGAAAATGTTCAATTATTCGTTCATTCCATAAGTCACCGTAATGGCCACTCCATTCAGTAGTGATAAAATAACCATTTAAAAAGGCAATTCGGCCACCAGCGATTGACCCTCTCCTGGCCTCACTTCCTGTAGAGCCAGGCGTTAACAACGCATCAGCAATGCCATCATGTCCAAATGGATTTAGATTCTTACTAAATGTTAAGCCAATAAACCCGGTTTTATGATCAAATACAAAATCGATAAATCCATATTTAATTCCTTCATCCTTTCTGCCGTTTAAAATTAAAGCGTCAATGTCTATAGCTTGTTTAATAGAGTTGCTTTTTATAACGCCTAAAGGATAGCCACATTGCTCACCTAAAATAATTGCAGTTACCCCATTCCTGTTACCCCATTGTGTGCGTGCAACTACTTTATCTAGGAGCTCATTTTTCTCTTGCATATAATTTCCTTATTTCAATGAAAGAAGATCCCTATAAATTAATTTTAGGTAACGCAGATTAAGGCAAACTTAAGTCAAGGAAACTAATATAATTACGAGCTTGGATGAATAAAGGGAGGATAAAAGCATTTGATTTTAAGTTATTAAATTGCCTGTTTAGGTTACGTAATTTGTTCAATATTTGTCTTTTTAAGAGAATTTAGTATAAATAAATATAATTCCATGGAATAATTATCAACCAATTACAATAATATTTATCTATTTTTATGAAAATAAAGGCAATTATTTTTCTGTTCTCTATTTTTTTTCCGGTTATCTTATTTGCTAATATTACAACTTGTCCTTTATTAAATGGAATCAATGTCCATACTGAAGAGCAAGTTTTAAATATTTGTAAAAACGGTACTATCGTTAAGACTTTTAAAGTAGCTCTTGGCTACAAAGGCGTTGGTAAAAAAAAAGCAGGCGATAATAAAACACCAGTTGGTTTATACAGTCTAGCTTACCCCAGGAAGTCTACCCAATTTAAAATCTTTATTCCAATTCTTTATCCAACTGCACAACAATTAGCAGCAGGATATACTGGTAGAGACGTAGGAATCCATGGGCCTACCCAGTCATTTATATTGTTTAATTGGTTAAATAACTTACCAGGCTCAACGCGTGGGTGCATTGCAGTTGGTAAAAATAACTATATTGAATATGTGGCTAATTGGGTAAAAGCTCATCCTGGGACTAAGGTTTTAATTATTTAAATTTAGACCAATTTACTTTAGAAGGCCTAAATTTAAGTCAAAATGAGCTAAGAATTGCAGGAAGTAAAATCGCTAGTGGGGTAGTAACTCCATTGTTTTTAATCTTATATTTTCCGTGTATTTATAGGTTTATTAAAATAATTTCAATAGCAATAATCTAAATGGCCTTAATAATTTAAATTTATAACTTTATGGCTATTTAATTAAATTTCCATAATTAAACGTTATAGGTATATCACTTAATATTTACTTAATTTTATTGTAGTAAAATTGAACAAATTGTTTTTAATATATTCTTTGGGTTTAGTGATATGTTAAGTGTTCAAGATGACTTAAAAGTAATTAATGAGTTTTTAGCAAAGATTTATCCTGACTATTTTTCTTTAAAAGAGCCTGCGTATAGCGCCTCATCAAATTTTTTTAATAAAAAAGGTACGTCAGTTCCAAATGTACAGACTGATTTAAAAAATAATTCTTCATGTGGCAGTTCTAATCCATCTCCATCTTCTATTGTCAAAATAGAAAATGATATTGTACTTATTGAAGGTATAGATGATTTTGAGGAAATTTCTGACGAACTATCTAAACAAACGCTAGATGATTTTGAGGAAATTTCTGACGAACTATCTAAACAAACCATAGAAGATGATTTTGAGAAAATTCCTAAAAAATCGCCTAAACAAACGCTTAAAGAAAATAGCTTGGTTTATGCATTAGAGATGTTAAAAGAAATTTTAAAACTAAATTGCCCAGACGAATGTTTAGATTCAACTCAAATTAAGCAAATAAAATTAACCAAGGATAAAATATTAGAAGTATTAAATTTGGAAATGCAGCAAAATCAAGATCCTATGACTAAATGCTTAATAATGGCTACAATAGGTCGTATAGATTTGTTAAATAAACATATTAGCAAGATTAAACCCGAAAACTCGATTAAAACTAGGCTATATTAATTAAAGAATAGAATTGTTTAATAATTAACTTAATAAGTTTATTTAATACTTTAACTTAACATCTTCTATATATATAAACTCTTTATCTGGACTATATCCTCTTTCTGGTCAAGATTAAATAAAATTCAGAACGTATTCCTTTTCTTACTAAGATGCTAAATTGTAAACAATTTTTGCGAAAAATTAACTTATTTAAAAAAGGAGTTAAGCTATAATGCCGGCTCTCTGATATTAAATGTAGTTAGTATGCTGTATCTCATTAAAGGAACGAGCGACAGAATTTATACAGCTTTTGGCTTATCAGCATTATTACGCTCTGGAACAACAAGCAAAGATATTGAAAAAGATTTATTTCGTACTTTATTCCTTGGTAGTAAAGAAAACTGTCAATATCATATTAATTCCTGGATAAATCATACTAATAGTGATTATAAGCATTATAGTCAAGGTAATATGTCAGCAGGAAATTTATTTCTGATCTTTGGCCCACAACCTTTTTTTAAGGAAAATGAGGAACTAACTAATTACTACAATAATAATGTTAATCTGCATTTTGCTTTTATAGATCAAAATAAGGCTTTATGTGGTTTAGGTGTATATTATCGGCGTGATGATCCAACAAAATGGATGATTGGACTTATAAAGCATACTAATTTAGTATCAAACCAACGCCAAATTTGCATTTTAACCAGCGTTCATCCGCGCCCCTTTATTAAAAATAAAAAGACTAAAATCGGAAATCTAATTTCAATTACCGAGCCAGCACTTTTTACTGCATTACTTGAGCATCCCTTCCTTTCTTGTCTTATTAATTTAAATATCCTGCCTGATGGCCAAATAAATCCTAATTTCGAGGTTATTGGCCAGTTTTTACAAAATGTAGCTGTAAATGATAATTATCAAGATAATCAACAATTACTTACCACGTTAAGAAAATCACCTAAAAAAGTCTTTGCCAATAAAGCATTACAAGTAGCACAGCAGTTAGACCTAAGGCTGTCTATCCCGCAAATTTATAAATGTTTAGATGAGGCAAGCTTACTCTATCAAAAGATATGTTACTTATCGCAATTTAAAGTAACAAAGGCGAGACGATGGTGCGATCTGTTATTACTCTTAGACCAGTTTGGGTTAATCGAAAAATGGGATCTCCTAATACAAAATAAACTATTAACAAAGTATTTGTTTGCTAGAATTGATAGTTTACAAGCTGCTTTCCTTAAAAATGCATTAACTGATGAAGCTATTTCGTCTTTATTGTTTCTTATTGATCATAATGAATTTGCTGCTTTTTATGAAAAGATTAATAAAGTAGATAGAGAGACTGAAATTATATGGCGCAATTTAGGTTGGTTAACACATTTAAAAGAAAAATTACCAAATGATACATTTAAGCAAGCGCTCTTATGCAAGTTAATATTTTATATAGTGGATGTTTCTTCTTTTCAGGACTTAATAAATAGTTTGCAGGGCAAAAATTTAAATATAGAAAAAGTTTTTAGCCCTGCTGAATTCGCTCAGTTTTTAACAGCAGGTTTTTATACTAGCCACCTAGCTTGGCAAGACATTATTAATTTAGCACTTTTATGTCAAACTACTGAGCAAGCACAGGTTTGTCATAGTTTATTTAAACTAGGATTTGATAAAAATATAATTTCTTCCTTGCTTATTAATTCTCAGTTATTATCTATCGTCAATAACTTAACGATGTTTGAAATAAATAAACCTATTATTATTAATTTTCTGGCTTTTTTAAAAAACCAAAATGATCTTGATATAAAATCCTTTTGTGAGGCTGTTGCACTGTTAAATCTTAATAAAAAGTCAATTTCGCCGTTCGTTGAGGATTTAAAAAAGGAACAATTGTTTCAATTAACTGGTTTCATTAAAAAGCAAAAAGTAGCTTTACAGCCAGACTTAATGAAAGTAGCTTATGTTGCTCTTACAACAGGGAATATAAAAACATTACAAGCAGAGCTTACGCAATTAGAGGCTAAATCAAGTCCTTATTTTATGTATCAATTTATCAATGTCTTAAAAATAATGAACTCCTTAGCGGTATTACAGCCTTATGACAGTAGGAAAATGGTAAATTGTTTAGTGCAGGCAAGCAAAGAAAACGCTCTTTTTATAAACGTAATAAATATGCTTGAATATGAATGTCATAAAATTAGAGTGCGACTTAAACAAGAACTACCCGATAAGTTAGACAAGATTGAACAAGAAGAAAAGCTTTACCGTAGAAAGATGTACTTGATAATATTTAAGCAAATTAATTCCCCTAATTCAGAAAAAAATTTACTTAAGGCAATTAAAGAAGCAGAGGAGCCTTTGCTTGCTATTGCTAATATTGATTATCATCCCTGGCTAAGATGCACACTAGCTATTATTACTAATTCGGTTGCTTTATTATTAACAGCTGGCCTAGCTAATATTTGTCATTATAAACGTTCAGGAGACTTTTTCTTTTTTCAACACACTGCCTCTTGCGAAAAAATAAAAGCGTTGGATATTAACATCACGGAGCAACTGAAAATTACTTTAACTGCTTAACTTATTAACTTTGATATTACTTACTTAATTAGAATAAGATGTAAATAGATGCCATCTTTTTTATAAAAAAGTGCTAATATCATATTAAATGAATAAAATTTAAGTTGTTATTTTTTAAACAAATTTAATTTAAAATAAACATTGGTAATCAGCAAATGATTAGTATGTTAGCAAGTCTTTTTAAGTCAGTGCATGTTTGTTATTAAAAATACTATTGAATAAAGATGCATTTTCTGCTTAATATGAATATATTCTGCTGATACCAGAAAATAAGGAAATAGAGCCATGCCCTTGCCAAGTAAGGCTTTACGATATGGCCAGTTAGTTTTCAAAAGCGCCGGAGAAGCGGTGCCTACTTCAGGCCATGAAGTTTTCAAGGTCGAGTTTATTGACACAGCTGGCGAGATAAAAAAAGGATTCTATAAACCTCTCGCTCCCTCATATCCCCGGATACTAGCTCAGTACTCTGTTGCCAGTAGTGTTTTTATGAGCACTTTTGTCGATCGAGTAGCTGAAGAACGACTGGTGTTAAATGACCAAGATGAAGTTATTGGCACTGCCTCAATCGCCATTCCTGACTTTAAACCTTTATTACAATGGACTGATCCTACTCCTACGGATCCTCAAGAGAAAGAGTTGGTATGTCCTAGTGTAGAATCACTTCTTTTAGAAAATTTTGCTGAATTTATAGCCATATTACTTACAATTGGCGAAGATGACGAGCATCCTAAAAATATATCTACTAGAGGATTAATTGATCGTGATATGAGTTTTTATGATATCACCTACATTATGAAAGGGGGGCGATTAAGCGATAGTTTTTTAAAGGATCCGCCAGAAATATTGATGCGTATAAGAGGAAGCCAACTAGATAATTTGCCTAATTCGCTGCCAGGAACCCATTCACCAGCTCGCACAATTCCTGCAAATGGTAATGTTACAAAGATTTATAAAAATTTTGCTGAGTTTCAAAAGCTAGCTACTAATCCAAGTCTTCTTACAGAAAAAGGTACTATTTCATTTCAAGATCAACTCTTTCATGCTTTCTTAAAGCAACTTATTCTTTTTGATCCAGAATTAATACGTGCTCGACTTGAACATTATTTTGGTGATATTAAATTTGATTATTCTTGTCTAGATGAAAAGCAAAGATCTGAATTAAAACGGATTCATCCCACTTATTTTCAGCCAAAATTTGAAGGTCAAGAAACCTTTATTGATCACATGATGAAGGTTTTGTACGATCGTTATCAACAGTTATATAAAGCTGTTGTTTTCTACCCAGGCTGCCCTAAAAATGAAAGTGGCGTCTCGGTTGTCTCTTTCAGTGATTACCTTCGTAATAAACCGTCTGCCTTTGGACAGATTATGTCCCAAGTGGATAATAAAAATGAGAAGATGAAACAGGCTTGGGACGCTCATCAAGATGTCTCTGATAAAAAAAATGATGAGGATTTTATTTATATTAAAAAACCATCAGATATGGATGCTTTTTTATTTAATCCTAATGCTTGGTTTAAGTCAGTAAAAATAGAGCAAAGATATCATCAGGTTTGGCGAGATTCACTTATTTTCTTAATCAAAGATAGTTTATCGCAAGCCAAACAGTTAACGAAAGAATTAATTGATAAATTAAGTATTAAGCCTATAGTTTCATCCCAAACAGATAAAATCAATATCACGTTAGATGATCCAACGTTAATTAAAGCTGCTCAGCTTTTAGAAGAAAATGATCTAGATATTGATCCCCTTACAACTAATTGTGATAAAGAAAATAGCATCTTGTTAGGTTTACAAGAGTTGATTAATTTTAGAAAAAGTTTAAAAAAGGCGGCATTAGATTATTATAAGTTAGAGAGACATGAGCTTACTATAGAAAAAAACCAGGAGTTTTATCAGCTTATATCGGCTGCTATTGGAAATTATGAAAATAAAATTCACCAATATTTAAAAGGTACAAGCTGGTCTATAAAGTTTGGTGAATTAATGAGTAAAATCTTAAATCTCTATGGTACTTTTAATTTACAAAGGCACTTAAGTTCTGTAGATGCACCTATTGAGAGTAAGGTTAGACATAATTATGCTGAATTATTACAGATTCCTCACACTCATGAGTCCGTTGTTTCAGAAGCAATTAAAGCTTTATTTGATTGGGTTAATAAATTAGATAAAGAAACTTTCAATGGTGCTATATCATCTATTATTACTGAATACTATTCTGCAAGTTCATTAAATATTTTATCTAATCGTTATCGGGAAGAGCCGGTAACCCAATATTTAAAAACTAGTACAGATAATAATGCTAATAAATTGGCTTTTATATTAAGTTCTGGTGGGCACTCTAGCACCTCTTTAAATACTCAACTAATAAAACACTTAATGACATTATTTGTTTCGAAAACGATAAGCTCTTATACAGTTAGTAGTATTGAAGACAAAACTTTAGGCGCAATAGATGTCAATTTAATTAGTGTTGAGTATGCCTGTGAACGTGGAAATTTTAATGAAAATATTTATACATTACATGCAATTAAATACGCTAAAGAAGATCAGCGATTTACTCATCTCTATTCGGACTATTCATTAACTCGGTTTAATAAATGGATGTATAAATGGGTAGATAGCTTAGAGCGCTCAGCTTTTGAAGATATAATTAAAAAAGCGTTAAAGGAATATGAGCCTCTGTTTAGCTTTTTTAGTAGAAGGCAACGGGGCGAAAATATAAATCAAGCGCTAAAGGATAAAAACCATTCAAATTCAGGCATCCTTGCTAATATCTTTACGCAAGGTGAAACAAACAGTAGCTCCTTTAATACAATTTTATTTAAGTTATTATTAAAGATAATGCAAACAACTATTTCAATTAGCAAAGGTCCTAATTTAGATGCACAACTAGTTATGCAAGTTGCTAGAGATGATATTCATATCCAACATTATTTAAAGTCGTTGGCAACTTATGCAAAAGATCAGACTTGGGAATTACGCCCTGCTTTAACAGGGCACCCTAGGTCTATAACGACGAATGTAGCAGTTTTATAAGCCCACAGAATTTATAGACTGACTTGGTAAGGATTGAGTACTAGATTTAATTAGATAATTAATATCTTTAATAAGCTCTTTTAAATTTTTCAAGTCATTTGCAGTAGGATTTAATTTATTTTTTAGCTCTTTTAAGGTATTGATATATAGATGAATTTCATCTTCACTATCAGTACCTTCTATTGCATGAGCCAAAATAGCTAGTTTATCAGCCCCATAATTTAGTAAATTAGTAAATTTCTCCTTATTAATGGCGTCATGATTTAAATTGTTATCTGAAGTTTGCCATTTATCATAAATAATTTTTAATATTAAAAGACCAATAGGTAATAGAAAAAGAAAACTAGTTACCCAGATCATAGAAGAGTTGTCTTGCCTATTAAATGTTGAGTTCAGATTAGCAGGAAGTGAAGATCGATTAAGGGGATAGCAAGACTTATGCGTTGTATTTAATTCAGGTAAAGGCCCATTAGTTGATAACATATTAAGTTTAGGCTTGGCTGATTTACTAAACAATGTATTAGGAGTTGACTTAAGAGCGAATGATTTTCCTGGAGGAAGTTGGCTACTTTGCCTATTTTGGCTGTTATCTGTACTTAATGGAAGGCTTAACTTTTTGGGTATGGTGGGTAAACCCTGCGAGATACGTTGATGATTTACCCAAGCATGCATAGAATCTATAAGTTGCTCTATTAAATTTTTGACATCACTAATTAACTTAAGTTGCTCATTTTGATTTTTTTGTTGATTTAAATGATTAATAACTTGGTTAACTTGTCCAAGTAACTCACTACTGGCTAAATGTAAGTCGCTTGGCGTTGTTGAAAAGCGAGCAAGGTTATCTTGATTGCTAATAAAATTATCAATACGAGTTTGTTTATTTTTTGCAATTTTATCCCACCAAGTTAAATCTTGTTTTTCTTGAATATATTTATGGTACGCTTGTGTATTTGCCTCTAGAACGAGCAAAATATTCTTTTCTGATCGTAGAATGAATTGCTCTATACCTTGTAATAAATTATGCATTTCCTCACTAAATTGGATCATTGTAAATACTTCACCTGCTCGATCAAAAGTTTGTAAGAGCTTATCTAAAATCATTTGAATACGAACGATTTCTTGTAGGTCAGCAATACCTTTACCATATGCTGCTTTTACTTCACTAGGTAAATTTTCTATAAACTTAAATTCTGGACAGTTATCTAGGATTTGCTCATTAACAGTGACTGGTAAAAGTGTAGAGTCTAGGGCAAACTCCGTTAACGCTGCCTGATTAACCGTCGCACAGGCTTTTGCAGCTAAGGTAGGAAATTGAGCATTGGAGTCTAAAGACTCACCATTGATAAAGAGTTCCCAATAAGGATGTGGATTAACAGGCTCTTCAGCTAAAGCAAAGTGTAAGATAATATGACGTAATTCTCCAACCTTATTAAGTTGTGATTTTACCGCATGAAGACGTTTTTCTAATTGCTGGGTGATAAGATTATGGATAATTTCAGATTCGACTTTAACCTCAATACTATAACGGCAATCTGCTAAAAACAACCGGTCGCTTCCGGCTGTGGGGGGTATATGTATTTCTATAGCACGTAAATATTGCCGCAACAATTGTAATTGTCGGGCAACGTAAGTAGGATTATCAATCGTAGCTAATCGCTTTAATATTTGCACGACATCGAGCAAAACATAATTCATAGGTTGGTTAAAGTGCTCAGGTGCAAGGCGACTATTACGTATTAAGAGATAATCACCAATATTGCGCATAAGGGTACTTAATCCTGGCCAATTTAAACGTTGATTATCAATTAAGCCAATATGAAAATCATCCGAACTAAGTTCTTGCCGCGGTCGAAATTCATTATTTAGAAACCAGGAATTCTCATTTTCATTAATAAAGGCAATTTGTTTATCTTCTGCAAACCAACTACTGCTTGTCTGTAATAATTCTGTATCAAGTCCACTTGTAGCTCTTGCTGTAAGTATCCGTTGTCTAAATTGTAATTCAGTGGGTAGATAACAAGCTTCATGATGAAGAGGCCAACCAAAAAGGCCAAATCTTGATTGAGCAGGCATAGGGCGGTAGGGTAACTTATAGTGTCCTTCATGCATAAGACTCTCCTGATATTAATTAAACATGCGGGCTTTCCTCTAAACAAATGAACAGGGTTTACGAAGATTTAATAAAATAATGCTTGCATATGGGTCTATCGGCAAATTATTCGATTATGTTGACTATTATTCCTATTAACTGTCATTAATTCTATAATTAATTAGCCATAGATTTTTACGGTTGTAAATGTTTAAGCAAGGTAAAATTGTTGAATAGGAACTAACTGAAAGCTAAGTTGGGAGAGAAATTACTGATTTATATCTATAAAACATGACAAAGTGCTTTTTTTTCCGTTATGATGCCCTATACTTTAATTGATGTTTATTATGTTTACTGATTATTTAAAAACCCTACCTCAGTATTTTACACCTAAGCATGCTTTAACTAATTTTGCAGGTTTGCTTGCTGGCGTAAAAATTCCTGTCGTTAAAAATCACTTAATTCGTCAGTTTGTGCAGAAATATAATATAGTTATGAGTGATGCTTGCGAGGAAGATCCCTTTAGTTACGCCTGCTTTAACGATTTTTTTATTAGACAATTAAAACCTGAGAAAAGACCCTTAGCTGCAGCTGATATTGTTTCACCTGTCGATGGTATAGTTAGCGAAGTAGGTAGAATCAATAAAGGCCAGATATTACAAGCTAAAGGTCGTTATTATACTGTTGAGGAATTTTTAGCTTGTGATCACAAGTTAAGTGATCAATTTATCGAAGGGCGTTTTGCTACTTTATATTTGTCACCTAAAGACTATCACCGGGTGCATATGCCATTAAAAGCGACCTTGCTTAATATGGTTTATATTCCAGGCAAGTTATTTTCTGTGCAGCCAACAACAGCTCGCGTAGTGCGTAAGCTTTTTGCTCGCAATGAGCGGTTAGTAACCTTTTATGAGACAGAAGTTGGTTTAATGGCCATGGTTTTGGTTGGAGCGACTATTGTTGGGGCTATTGGAACAAGTTGGCATGGAGAATTGTCACGTGCTAAAAAACACCAACATTTTGATTATCGTAGCCATCCTAAAATATTAAATAAAGGGGATGAAATGGGCTACTTTAAGTTAGGTTCGACGGTGGTACTGCTATTTGCTGACGGCCAGAAAGTACACTGGCTTGATACAATTAAAGCAGGCAGCATTATTCAGTATGGCCAGGCTTTAGGGCAAATAAATAAAGTTTAAATTATAAGGAAATGGTGCCGAGAAGAGGACTCGAACCTCCACGGAGTTACCCCCACTAGCACCTGAAGCTAGCGTGTCTACCAATTCCACCACCTCGGCATTAATGCAGCGTAAGTTACTGAAGAACAATAAAACTGTCAACCGCTATTCTAACTTTTTTAAAGTATAGTTCTGAATAAATATTTCTAATTTAAATGATAGATAATTCATAATCTTTAATATTAAATAACGTTTCTTATTCTAAGGAGTGCATTTATAATAAATACGCTAAATATATAACATATATATTGGAATAATTTATGATATTGCTTGACTGGTTGAGTATGGGTATTGATACTTATTTCGCCTGTAAACGACAAACCAAACCACATGCCAATGTGATTGAT is a window of Legionella busanensis DNA encoding:
- a CDS encoding polymorphic toxin type 43 domain-containing protein; amino-acid sequence: MQEKNELLDKVVARTQWGNRNGVTAIILGEQCGYPLGVIKSNSIKQAIDIDALILNGRKDEGIKYGFIDFVFDHKTGFIGLTFSKNLNPFGHDGIADALLTPGSTGSEARRGSIAGGRIAFLNGYFITTEWSGHYGDLWNERIIEHFQSTFFWSTKQPICHIKWKADASAADQASEDQASEAEKPATKFLVSCGFFALNDSVTKQYIKASTQLDKQTCDLIASYLPKK
- a CDS encoding L,D-transpeptidase family protein — its product is MKIKAIIFLFSIFFPVILFANITTCPLLNGINVHTEEQVLNICKNGTIVKTFKVALGYKGVGKKKAGDNKTPVGLYSLAYPRKSTQFKIFIPILYPTAQQLAAGYTGRDVGIHGPTQSFILFNWLNNLPGSTRGCIAVGKNNYIEYVANWVKAHPGTKVLII
- the asd gene encoding archaetidylserine decarboxylase (Phosphatidylserine decarboxylase is synthesized as a single chain precursor. Generation of the pyruvoyl active site from a Ser is coupled to cleavage of a Gly-Ser bond between the larger (beta) and smaller (alpha chains). It is an integral membrane protein.), whose product is MFTDYLKTLPQYFTPKHALTNFAGLLAGVKIPVVKNHLIRQFVQKYNIVMSDACEEDPFSYACFNDFFIRQLKPEKRPLAAADIVSPVDGIVSEVGRINKGQILQAKGRYYTVEEFLACDHKLSDQFIEGRFATLYLSPKDYHRVHMPLKATLLNMVYIPGKLFSVQPTTARVVRKLFARNERLVTFYETEVGLMAMVLVGATIVGAIGTSWHGELSRAKKHQHFDYRSHPKILNKGDEMGYFKLGSTVVLLFADGQKVHWLDTIKAGSIIQYGQALGQINKV